In Gordonia phthalatica, one genomic interval encodes:
- a CDS encoding aspartate aminotransferase family protein, whose amino-acid sequence MTKASLSPVLKQATPVVVDHALGSWIYGTDGRRYLDFTTGIGVTSTGHCHPDVVAAAQAQCARIIHAQCTTVMHQPLLQLTEKLGEHLPDGIDSVFYSNSGSEAVEAAVRLARMATGRQYIVTVQRGFHGRTVAAASLTTAGTKFSAGFGPMMAGVASTPFPDARRLQLSEADAVDYALKEFDYMMATRISPRELAAVLIEPVLGDGGYLQVPPAYLAGLRERTEKYGALMVLDEVQAGVGRTGRFWGHQHVDGLVPDVIITAKGIASGFPISAIAAPEEIMAKAWPGSQGGTYGGNAVSAAAGVATLGVVEREGLVENSRIRGEQLLTGLKEGLADVDAISDIRGIGLMLAVEFGDPTANAGGPESLEAVRLAGAVQQACIDEDLLTLTCGPLGSIVRIIPALTVSEDEIATGTQRFIRAVRRAVES is encoded by the coding sequence ATGACGAAGGCATCGCTCTCCCCGGTTCTCAAGCAGGCGACGCCTGTCGTCGTCGACCACGCGCTCGGGTCGTGGATCTACGGCACGGACGGCCGCCGCTACCTGGACTTCACGACGGGCATCGGCGTCACCAGCACCGGCCACTGCCATCCCGACGTGGTCGCTGCGGCACAGGCCCAGTGCGCCAGGATCATTCACGCCCAGTGCACGACCGTCATGCACCAGCCGCTGCTGCAGCTCACCGAGAAGCTCGGCGAGCACCTGCCCGACGGCATCGACTCCGTCTTCTACTCCAACTCCGGGTCGGAGGCGGTGGAGGCCGCGGTCCGCCTTGCACGCATGGCCACCGGACGGCAGTACATCGTCACCGTGCAGCGCGGCTTCCACGGAAGGACCGTGGCGGCGGCGTCGCTGACGACCGCGGGCACCAAGTTCTCCGCGGGCTTCGGCCCGATGATGGCCGGTGTCGCATCCACGCCCTTCCCGGATGCTCGACGACTGCAGCTGTCGGAGGCCGACGCCGTCGACTACGCGCTCAAGGAGTTCGACTACATGATGGCCACGCGCATCAGCCCGCGCGAGCTCGCCGCCGTCCTCATCGAACCGGTCCTCGGCGACGGCGGCTACCTCCAGGTGCCGCCCGCCTACCTCGCCGGCCTGCGTGAACGCACCGAGAAGTACGGTGCGCTGATGGTGCTCGACGAGGTCCAGGCGGGCGTCGGCCGCACCGGCAGGTTCTGGGGGCACCAGCACGTCGACGGATTGGTGCCCGACGTCATCATCACCGCCAAGGGCATCGCATCCGGCTTCCCGATCTCGGCGATCGCCGCTCCCGAGGAGATCATGGCCAAGGCCTGGCCCGGCTCGCAAGGCGGCACCTACGGTGGCAACGCCGTCTCGGCGGCGGCCGGCGTCGCGACGCTCGGCGTCGTGGAACGGGAGGGTCTGGTCGAGAACTCGCGGATCCGCGGCGAGCAGTTGCTGACCGGCCTGAAGGAAGGTCTCGCCGACGTCGACGCCATCAGCGACATCCGCGGCATCGGCCTGATGCTGGCCGTCGAGTTCGGTGATCCCACGGCCAACGCCGGCGGCCCCGAATCCCTGGAGGCGGTCCGACTGGCAGGCGCCGTCCAGCAGGCGTGCATCGATGAGGACCTGTTGACCCTCACCTGCGGTCCGCTGGGATCGATCGTCCGCATCATCCCCGCGCTGACCGTCAGCGAGGACGAGATCGCCACCGGCACGCAGCGATTCATTCGCGCGGTGCGACGCGCAGTGGAAAGCTGA
- a CDS encoding D-2-hydroxyacid dehydrogenase yields the protein MSADSPVVVLLTADDVPPPSDLSTVERLADVRRATAASLADALPGADVLLVWDIFSGALADGWHAADSLRWVHVAAAGVDKLLFDDLRASEVVVTNAHGVFDEPIAEYVLACVLANDKQLHRTEEFRRRGEWVHRETLRVRGRRVLVVGTGGIGRAIARMLTAVGLDVRGAGRTPRDDDPDFGTVVSSADLAAHLQDVDHLVMVAPLTDATRGMLGVRELAALPDGAHVINVGRGPLIDQPALTAEIAAGRLTAHLDVLVDEPLPADDPLWTLPGAHISPHMSGDVIGWRDALSTQFLEKLRDYVAGRTPGPAVDKQRGYVPGTVR from the coding sequence ATGAGCGCTGATTCCCCCGTCGTCGTGCTCCTGACGGCCGACGACGTGCCCCCGCCGAGCGACCTCTCCACCGTCGAGCGACTCGCCGACGTGCGGCGCGCAACCGCCGCCTCCCTGGCCGACGCGCTGCCCGGCGCCGACGTGCTGCTGGTGTGGGACATCTTCTCGGGCGCGCTCGCCGACGGCTGGCACGCCGCCGACTCGCTGCGCTGGGTGCACGTCGCGGCGGCCGGGGTCGACAAGCTGCTCTTCGACGACCTCCGCGCCTCCGAAGTGGTCGTCACCAATGCGCACGGCGTGTTCGACGAGCCGATCGCCGAATACGTTCTGGCGTGCGTGCTCGCCAACGACAAGCAGCTGCACCGCACCGAGGAGTTCCGGCGGCGCGGCGAGTGGGTGCACCGCGAGACCCTGCGGGTCCGCGGGAGGCGAGTCCTGGTGGTCGGCACCGGCGGGATCGGCCGCGCGATCGCGCGGATGCTGACCGCGGTCGGCCTCGACGTCCGCGGCGCCGGCCGCACTCCGCGCGACGACGACCCCGACTTCGGGACGGTCGTGAGTTCGGCGGACCTCGCCGCGCATCTCCAGGACGTCGATCACCTGGTGATGGTCGCGCCACTGACCGACGCGACGCGCGGCATGCTCGGCGTCCGCGAACTGGCCGCTCTGCCCGACGGCGCGCACGTGATCAACGTCGGCCGCGGCCCGCTGATCGATCAGCCTGCACTGACCGCGGAGATCGCCGCCGGTCGACTGACCGCACACCTGGATGTACTGGTCGACGAACCGCTCCCCGCCGACGATCCGCTCTGGACTCTGCCCGGGGCACACATCAGCCCCCACATGTCCGGCGACGTGATCGGCTGGCGGGACGCCCTGTCCACCCAGTTCCTCGAGAAGCTCCGCGACTACGTCGCCGGCCGCACACCCGGCCCGGCGGTCGACAAGCAGCGCGGGTACGTGCCGGGCACGGTTCGCTGA
- a CDS encoding GntR family transcriptional regulator, which yields MPDYAAMSLEPVVQESTPAIIARSLRRAIAEGDFPPGTQLGEAALAKHLGVSRGPLREAMQRLTQEGLLVSHRNRGLFVPELSPAAVSDMYVLRTSIERAAIEQILLAGDGPACAAVLDATVARMETLSPDSPEMLAADLDFHRLLVEAADSERLSRVHETVLVETSMCLRAMSSTYRPDEDRVSEHRDLADAIRDGDVVRATAVLAEHMRDGLERLVPSAR from the coding sequence ATGCCCGACTACGCGGCGATGTCGTTGGAACCCGTCGTCCAGGAGTCGACGCCGGCGATCATCGCGCGGTCGCTGCGGCGGGCGATCGCCGAAGGCGATTTCCCTCCCGGCACGCAGCTCGGCGAGGCCGCCCTCGCCAAGCACCTGGGGGTCAGTCGCGGACCGCTCCGGGAGGCGATGCAGCGGTTGACGCAGGAGGGACTGCTGGTCTCGCACCGCAATCGCGGCCTGTTCGTCCCCGAGCTCTCGCCCGCCGCGGTGTCGGACATGTACGTGCTGCGGACCAGCATCGAGCGCGCGGCGATCGAACAGATCCTGCTCGCGGGCGACGGCCCGGCCTGTGCCGCGGTGCTCGACGCCACCGTCGCTCGCATGGAGACACTGAGCCCGGATTCCCCGGAGATGCTCGCGGCCGACCTCGACTTCCACCGTCTCCTGGTGGAGGCGGCGGACAGCGAACGACTCTCCCGCGTGCATGAGACGGTGCTCGTCGAGACCAGCATGTGCCTGCGCGCGATGTCGTCCACCTACCGCCCAGACGAGGACCGGGTGTCCGAGCACCGCGATCTGGCCGATGCGATCCGCGACGGCGACGTCGTCCGGGCCACCGCGGTTCTCGCCGAGCACATGCGCGACGGGCTGGAGCGGCTGGTTCCTTCCGCTCGTTGA
- a CDS encoding LysR substrate-binding domain-containing protein, translating into MEVSLHRLKLLRELRYRGTVTAVADALHYSASAVSQQLAQLEREAQTPLFARHGRRIVLTEAGRVLADHSEDILDAVESAGNAIESLRDGTTASLHAGVWASVASGLLPTGLALLAQRSPGIAVQTVELEPEAGSDAVRDGSLDLCFVIDYSNYAMPQIRTLRWRPIAVEQMSVAARAGTFGSEPIELAELATSPWILSDARSHFGRAVRLACREAGFDPDVHHSAGEQSTALALAAAGLGVTLVSDLGARTLPDGVELTPLAGHFQRNLSIAFRARDADREPLNAFIDAMIDGAAAVGLAAPG; encoded by the coding sequence ATGGAGGTCTCGCTGCACCGCCTGAAACTGCTTCGAGAGCTTCGGTACCGCGGCACGGTGACCGCGGTGGCCGACGCCCTCCACTACTCCGCGTCTGCGGTCTCCCAGCAGCTCGCCCAATTGGAGCGCGAGGCGCAGACCCCGCTGTTCGCACGGCACGGTCGTCGGATCGTGCTCACCGAGGCCGGGCGCGTGCTCGCCGACCACTCCGAGGACATCCTCGACGCCGTCGAGAGCGCCGGTAACGCCATCGAGTCGCTGCGCGACGGCACCACCGCCTCCCTGCACGCCGGGGTGTGGGCGTCGGTCGCGTCGGGGTTGCTCCCGACCGGGCTCGCGCTGCTCGCGCAGCGGTCGCCCGGGATCGCCGTGCAGACCGTCGAACTGGAACCGGAGGCCGGATCCGATGCCGTGCGCGACGGCTCGCTGGACCTCTGCTTCGTCATCGACTACTCCAACTACGCGATGCCGCAGATCCGCACCCTGCGGTGGCGGCCGATCGCCGTCGAGCAGATGTCGGTGGCCGCGCGTGCCGGGACCTTCGGGAGCGAGCCGATCGAGCTCGCCGAACTCGCCACCAGTCCGTGGATCCTGTCCGACGCACGATCGCACTTCGGTCGTGCCGTCCGGCTCGCGTGCCGCGAAGCCGGTTTCGACCCCGACGTCCACCACTCGGCGGGGGAGCAGTCGACGGCCCTGGCTCTCGCGGCGGCGGGCCTCGGCGTGACCCTCGTGTCCGACCTCGGCGCGCGGACCCTGCCCGACGGCGTCGAACTGACCCCGCTCGCCGGGCACTTCCAGCGCAACCTGTCCATAGCGTTCCGCGCCCGCGACGCCGACCGCGAACCGCTGAACGCCTTCATCGACGCGATGATCGACGGGGCGGCTGCGGTGGGGTTGGCGGCGCCCGGCTGA
- a CDS encoding amidase yields the protein MTDVRTDLCDLSALELSRAYLAGTLSPVEVIDEVLAAVDRVDGDLNAFCQVHPEVARSAARSAEQRYRAGESIGPLDGVPVSIKDIFLTAGHPTHRGSRLVADRDDGTAPTVDAPAVAATLAAGCVPFGKTTTPEFAWKGVTDSPLTGITRNPHDPATTPGGSSGGSAAAVAAGLGPLSIGTDGGGSVRIPASFTGTVALKPTYGVVPMYPSSPFGTLAHAGPMTRTVTDAAAFMDALIRPDARDWSAIPPSATSPESDGYLVAAIDGTLGDRPLAGLRVAYSRDLGFVTNRPDVERTVDAAVATMSDLGAAVDEVELGLSDPVDAFHVLWFAGAAAVLKPYGDGAVDQVDSRLRDALDRYRDYTAQDYLDAVAERMALGRRLGALHADYDILVTPTMPIPAFAAGADVPPDWHSPDWTSWTPYTYVFNMTQQPALSIPCGVSDDGLPVGLQLVGERFSDRLVMRTGAAVHARIADQTPRPRIHACGGGAR from the coding sequence ATGACCGATGTGCGCACCGACCTCTGTGACCTCAGTGCACTGGAACTGTCCCGGGCGTATCTCGCAGGCACCCTCTCCCCCGTCGAAGTGATCGACGAGGTCCTCGCCGCCGTCGACCGCGTCGACGGCGATCTGAATGCCTTCTGCCAGGTGCATCCCGAGGTCGCACGCAGCGCCGCCCGCTCTGCTGAGCAGCGCTACCGCGCAGGCGAATCCATCGGACCGCTCGACGGTGTCCCGGTCTCGATCAAGGACATCTTCCTCACCGCGGGCCATCCAACGCACCGCGGCTCGCGCCTGGTGGCCGACCGGGACGACGGCACCGCGCCGACCGTCGACGCACCGGCGGTGGCCGCGACCCTGGCGGCGGGCTGCGTCCCGTTCGGCAAGACGACGACACCGGAGTTCGCATGGAAGGGTGTCACCGATTCTCCGCTGACGGGGATCACCCGTAATCCGCACGACCCGGCGACGACGCCCGGCGGATCCAGCGGCGGCTCGGCTGCGGCGGTCGCCGCGGGCCTGGGGCCGCTGTCGATCGGCACGGACGGCGGCGGTTCGGTCCGCATCCCCGCGTCGTTCACCGGGACCGTCGCACTGAAGCCCACGTACGGGGTGGTTCCCATGTACCCGTCGAGCCCGTTCGGCACGCTGGCGCACGCCGGTCCGATGACCCGGACCGTGACCGACGCGGCCGCGTTCATGGACGCCTTGATCCGACCCGACGCGCGCGACTGGTCGGCGATTCCCCCGTCGGCCACCAGCCCGGAGTCCGACGGCTACCTGGTCGCGGCGATCGACGGGACCCTCGGCGATCGGCCCCTCGCCGGGCTCCGCGTCGCCTACAGCCGCGACCTCGGATTCGTCACCAACCGCCCCGACGTGGAGCGGACCGTGGACGCAGCGGTCGCGACGATGTCCGATCTCGGCGCGGCCGTCGACGAGGTGGAACTGGGACTGTCGGACCCGGTCGACGCGTTCCACGTGCTGTGGTTCGCCGGAGCGGCTGCAGTGCTGAAACCGTACGGCGACGGCGCCGTCGACCAGGTGGATTCCCGTCTGCGTGACGCCCTGGACCGCTACCGCGACTACACCGCGCAGGACTATCTCGACGCCGTCGCCGAACGCATGGCGCTGGGTCGACGACTCGGCGCCCTCCACGCCGACTACGACATCCTGGTGACACCGACGATGCCGATCCCCGCGTTCGCGGCCGGCGCCGACGTCCCACCCGACTGGCACAGCCCCGACTGGACCTCGTGGACGCCGTACACCTACGTTTTCAACATGACTCAGCAACCAGCGCTGTCGATTCCGTGCGGCGTGTCCGACGACGGCCTCCCCGTCGGACTGCAGCTCGTCGGCGAGCGGTTCTCCGACCGCCTCGTCATGCGGACCGGTGCCGCCGTCCACGCGCGGATCGCCGACCAGACACCGCGTCCACGGATCCACGCGTGCGGCGGAGGTGCGCGCTGA
- a CDS encoding FAD-binding and (Fe-S)-binding domain-containing protein encodes MADPNALTTALRAEGLKPEHDPRRLAEYSYDASNYRVTPAAVLFPHSEDDVATALSVCHRLGVSVTARGGGTSMSGNSIGGGLVLDLSRHMHRVLAVDERARTATAEAGVVLTQLRAAVFDATDRRLTFAPDPSSQSRACLGGAIGNDACGNHSVRYGRTADHVVELRAVTADGLRITVTRTGIRATVPGDDIAAARAEHLEAELRSLADDHLAAIRVELGRIPRQVSGYHLKHLLPEEGFDVARALVGSEGTCVVVTSATVALAEQPARTSLIVAGYADIVDAARDVPLLLKHRPTAVEGVDEVIVATMRERRGADAVADLPEGSAWLFIEIDETADDGFPRAAALEADLRADGRALDLRQVVEPTERADLWRVREDGAGLSSRLVDPDTGETILSWPGWEDAAVRPDLLGDYLAEFRDLLTRHGLTGVMYGHFGAGCMHIRIDFDLRSAQGRRVFRQFCTDAARLVVRYEGSLSGEHGDGRARSELLPIMYSPEMLDAFELFGAVWDPAGILAPGGLRQTAPIDADLSLADVTAEHPSQACIGVGRCRTHTGGVMCPSYRATGDEKDSTRGRARVLQEATRDGLDRVDWRASALAESMDLCLSCKACSSDCPTGVDMAAMKSEVLYHRYKGRLRPREHYTLGMLPTWLRVTPYLAGPLNAVLRTRAGRAGARLGGIGVDRVLPEFASAAALQEQLRHAPASINAPAPPEIVLFLDSFTRGLRPEVAGAAVRVLGGVHRSVACTAEHCCGLTQITTGRLDAARKTLRRTARHLDELGGEAPIVVVEPSCAATLHDDLPRLLTEDEVGADEAARARRVGARVRSVATHLGELAAEGRAPAWPGEVPEYVVVQTHCHEYASFGNRVQRAALTALGVGSVVEAAGCCGVAGDFGFTAGHEAVSDAVAEQALAPALRRHPHATVLTDGFSCATQIRRLATVDPTTCGDDGDGRRGRHLLELLDPDPRPTESTVKPPK; translated from the coding sequence ATGGCTGATCCGAACGCATTGACAACGGCACTGCGCGCGGAAGGCCTGAAACCCGAACACGATCCGCGACGCCTCGCCGAGTACTCGTACGACGCGTCCAACTACCGCGTGACGCCCGCCGCGGTCCTGTTCCCGCACTCCGAGGACGACGTCGCGACCGCGTTGTCGGTCTGCCATCGGCTGGGCGTCTCGGTGACCGCTCGCGGCGGCGGCACGTCGATGTCGGGCAACTCGATCGGCGGCGGCCTGGTCCTCGACCTCTCCCGCCACATGCACCGCGTCCTGGCCGTCGACGAACGCGCGCGCACCGCGACGGCCGAGGCCGGCGTCGTCCTGACGCAGCTGCGCGCCGCGGTCTTCGACGCCACCGACCGACGGCTCACCTTCGCGCCCGACCCGTCGAGCCAGAGCCGCGCATGCCTCGGCGGTGCCATCGGCAACGACGCCTGCGGCAACCACTCCGTCCGCTACGGGCGCACCGCCGACCACGTCGTGGAACTCCGCGCCGTCACCGCCGACGGACTGCGGATCACCGTGACGCGCACCGGGATCCGGGCGACGGTGCCCGGCGACGACATCGCCGCCGCGCGTGCCGAGCACCTGGAAGCAGAACTCCGCTCGCTCGCCGACGACCACCTCGCCGCCATCCGTGTGGAACTCGGCCGCATCCCGCGGCAGGTGTCCGGCTACCACCTGAAGCATCTGCTGCCGGAGGAGGGCTTCGATGTGGCCCGCGCCCTGGTCGGCAGCGAGGGCACGTGCGTGGTCGTCACCTCGGCGACCGTCGCACTCGCCGAACAACCCGCGCGCACGTCGTTGATCGTCGCCGGATACGCCGACATCGTCGACGCCGCCCGTGACGTTCCGCTGCTGCTGAAGCACCGGCCGACCGCCGTCGAGGGCGTCGATGAGGTGATCGTCGCGACGATGCGCGAGCGTCGCGGCGCCGACGCCGTCGCCGACCTCCCCGAGGGCAGCGCCTGGCTGTTCATCGAGATCGACGAGACTGCCGACGACGGCTTCCCCCGCGCCGCCGCGCTGGAGGCCGATCTCCGCGCGGACGGTCGTGCCCTGGACCTCCGACAGGTCGTTGAGCCGACGGAACGCGCGGACCTGTGGCGGGTCCGCGAGGACGGTGCGGGTCTCAGCTCGCGTCTCGTCGACCCCGACACCGGGGAGACCATCCTGTCGTGGCCCGGTTGGGAGGACGCCGCGGTCCGCCCCGACCTCCTCGGCGACTATCTCGCCGAGTTCCGCGATCTGCTGACCCGCCACGGTCTGACCGGCGTCATGTACGGGCACTTCGGCGCGGGCTGCATGCACATCCGCATCGACTTCGACCTCCGCAGCGCGCAGGGCCGCCGCGTCTTCCGGCAGTTCTGCACCGACGCCGCGCGGCTCGTCGTGCGGTACGAGGGGTCGCTGTCGGGGGAACACGGGGACGGTCGTGCACGGTCGGAGCTGCTGCCGATCATGTACTCGCCGGAGATGCTCGACGCCTTCGAACTGTTCGGTGCCGTCTGGGATCCGGCAGGCATTCTGGCCCCCGGCGGCCTCCGGCAGACCGCCCCGATCGACGCCGACCTGTCGCTGGCCGACGTGACCGCCGAGCATCCGTCGCAGGCGTGCATCGGCGTCGGCCGCTGCCGCACCCACACCGGCGGGGTGATGTGCCCGTCGTATCGAGCCACCGGCGATGAGAAGGACTCGACCCGCGGTCGCGCCCGCGTGCTGCAGGAGGCCACCCGCGACGGCCTCGACCGGGTGGACTGGCGGGCGTCGGCCCTCGCCGAGTCGATGGACCTGTGCCTCTCGTGCAAGGCGTGCTCGTCGGACTGCCCCACCGGCGTCGACATGGCGGCCATGAAGTCCGAGGTGCTGTACCACCGCTACAAGGGCCGGTTGCGGCCGCGCGAACACTACACCCTCGGCATGCTGCCCACCTGGCTGCGCGTGACGCCGTACCTGGCCGGACCGCTCAACGCGGTGCTGCGCACCCGGGCCGGTCGTGCCGGAGCGCGGCTGGGCGGCATCGGCGTCGACCGCGTTCTGCCGGAGTTCGCGTCGGCCGCCGCCCTCCAGGAGCAGTTGCGGCACGCGCCGGCGAGCATCAACGCTCCCGCGCCCCCGGAGATCGTGCTGTTTCTGGACTCGTTCACCCGCGGTCTGCGCCCGGAGGTGGCCGGAGCTGCGGTTCGCGTCCTCGGCGGTGTCCACCGGTCCGTCGCGTGCACCGCCGAGCACTGCTGCGGTCTCACCCAGATCACCACCGGCCGCCTCGACGCCGCCCGCAAGACACTGCGGCGCACCGCCCGCCACCTCGACGAACTGGGCGGCGAAGCGCCGATCGTCGTCGTCGAACCGAGCTGCGCAGCCACCCTGCACGACGACCTCCCCCGACTGCTGACCGAGGACGAGGTGGGTGCCGACGAGGCCGCACGGGCCCGCCGCGTCGGAGCCCGCGTCCGGTCCGTCGCGACGCACCTCGGCGAGCTGGCCGCCGAGGGACGCGCACCGGCGTGGCCCGGTGAGGTGCCCGAGTACGTCGTCGTCCAGACCCACTGCCACGAGTACGCGTCGTTCGGGAACCGCGTGCAGCGCGCCGCGTTGACCGCACTCGGCGTCGGCAGCGTCGTCGAAGCCGCCGGATGCTGCGGTGTCGCCGGCGACTTCGGTTTCACCGCGGGGCACGAAGCGGTGTCCGACGCCGTCGCCGAACAGGCGCTCGCGCCCGCCCTGCGCCGCCACCCGCACGCGACCGTCCTCACCGACGGCTTCTCGTGCGCCACCCAGATCCGTCGTCTCGCCACCGTGGACCCCACCACCTGCGGGGACGACGGCGACGGTCGACGCGGCAGGCACCTGCTGGAACTCCTCGACCCCGATCCCCGTCCGACCGAGTCGACGGTGAAGCCACCGAAGTAA
- a CDS encoding NAD-dependent succinate-semialdehyde dehydrogenase, which yields MTRSVADIIAGLGTGIHIEGRWRTAASGDSFDVENPATGQVIATLADGGRDDALAAIDSAAAHQKGWAATPARERSEILRRAYELLTERADEVALLMTTEMGKPLAEARGEVAYGAEFFRWFAEEAVRIRGDARRSPDGKSRFIVTQEPVGPCILITPWNFPLAMITRKIGPAVAAGCTMVYKPAALTPLTSLYVTDLLIEAGLPEGVLSVVCTSSAGSVVEPWIDSGKARKLSFTGSTAVGKLLLEQCARGVLRTSMELGGNAPFIVCEDADLDIALDAAMAAKMRNMGEACTSANRILVHRSVIGDFAHRLASRMSSLTVGDGADPGTDVGPLVEAKAVDKVSSLVDDAVQRGAEVLCGGGRPDGPGHFYPPTVLSSVSPDADLMGTEIFGPVAALVPFDSDEEAVELANDTEFGLVAYVMTESVDRGFTIAEQLESGMVGFNTGLVSNPAAPFGGVKQSGLGREGGLTGIDEFLETKYVAIPVRVR from the coding sequence ATGACCCGCTCCGTCGCCGACATCATCGCCGGACTCGGAACCGGCATCCACATCGAGGGACGTTGGCGGACCGCCGCGTCCGGCGACTCGTTCGACGTGGAGAACCCGGCCACCGGTCAGGTGATCGCGACTCTCGCCGACGGCGGGCGTGACGACGCCCTCGCGGCGATCGACTCCGCTGCCGCGCACCAGAAGGGATGGGCGGCGACACCTGCCCGCGAACGGTCGGAGATCCTGCGCCGCGCCTACGAACTCCTGACCGAGCGCGCCGACGAAGTGGCGCTGCTGATGACCACCGAGATGGGCAAACCGCTCGCCGAAGCGCGCGGCGAGGTGGCGTACGGTGCCGAGTTCTTCCGCTGGTTCGCCGAGGAGGCCGTCCGGATCCGCGGCGACGCCCGCCGCAGTCCGGATGGGAAGTCGCGGTTCATCGTCACGCAGGAGCCGGTGGGACCGTGCATCCTCATCACTCCGTGGAACTTTCCGCTCGCGATGATCACTCGCAAGATCGGCCCGGCCGTCGCCGCCGGCTGCACCATGGTCTACAAACCCGCCGCACTGACCCCACTGACCTCGCTGTACGTGACGGATCTGCTGATCGAGGCCGGCCTCCCGGAGGGCGTGCTGTCGGTGGTGTGCACGTCGTCGGCGGGCAGTGTCGTCGAACCGTGGATCGACTCGGGGAAGGCGCGGAAGCTGTCGTTCACCGGATCCACCGCCGTCGGCAAGCTCTTGCTGGAGCAGTGCGCCCGCGGCGTGCTGCGGACGTCGATGGAGCTCGGCGGCAACGCGCCGTTCATCGTCTGCGAGGACGCGGACCTCGACATCGCGCTCGACGCCGCGATGGCCGCCAAGATGCGGAACATGGGCGAGGCGTGCACCTCCGCCAACCGGATCCTGGTGCACCGCAGTGTGATCGGCGACTTCGCGCATCGGCTCGCGAGCCGGATGTCGTCGTTGACGGTGGGCGACGGCGCCGACCCCGGCACCGACGTCGGACCGCTCGTCGAGGCCAAGGCTGTCGACAAGGTGTCGTCGTTGGTCGACGATGCCGTCCAGCGCGGTGCCGAAGTGCTCTGCGGCGGCGGACGGCCGGACGGACCCGGGCACTTCTATCCGCCGACCGTCCTCTCGTCGGTCTCCCCGGACGCCGATCTGATGGGCACCGAGATCTTCGGGCCGGTCGCCGCATTGGTGCCGTTCGACTCCGACGAGGAGGCCGTCGAGCTGGCCAACGACACGGAGTTCGGGCTCGTCGCCTACGTGATGACCGAGTCGGTGGACCGCGGGTTCACGATCGCCGAGCAGTTGGAGTCCGGGATGGTCGGCTTCAACACGGGCCTCGTCTCCAACCCCGCTGCGCCGTTCGGGGGTGTGAAGCAGTCCGGGCTCGGCCGCGAGGGCGGTCTGACCGGCATCGACGAGTTCCTGGAGACGAAGTACGTGGCGATCCCGGTGCGTGTGCGGTGA